Proteins co-encoded in one Gopherus evgoodei ecotype Sinaloan lineage chromosome 4, rGopEvg1_v1.p, whole genome shotgun sequence genomic window:
- the LOC115651417 gene encoding gastrula zinc finger protein XlCGF26.1-like isoform X1, giving the protein MSVTFEDVAMYFSPAEWALLGEEQRQLYRHIMWENYQTLVSLGIKTPKPVMISSIEQGEEVCVQGPTEDEDGNIMRGTHPDFPDAEETWDWPTIESSLGFFHTQSSSPGAARTRNLNKAEMQTPEEGPGNPERLRCFPGTSGKNHSKKSKRGRHHKRQGRPQRQRKNLTKEEPATSRGHQRRSRPDPKPAKGKAESRKSLYTCCVCREDFKVQRDLISHHWMVHKKQELYHCSECGESFRRKKEFRAHGKAHRKKRDHPCSECGKIFHQLSNLIVHQRIHTGERPYHCTECGKRFFHISALNIHKRVHSGERPFACTECGKRFMDSSTFRNHQRIHSEKRPHRCNQCGKGFKVASGLTRHLKIHSEERRFLCHECGKKFCLREHLIRHQRIHTGEQPHCCAECGRKFSLLQSLRRHQEIHTPGRLYPCAECGKIFRHPENLSRHQGVHTGKLHRCTDCGKGFVYIHHFKSHQRIHTGEKPYCCPECGRSFTQLSGLTNHRRIHSGERPYPCTQCGKCFAHSSSLTEHLKTHSGERPYSCIQCGKHFARSSSLTQHQRTHPGEQPYSCAQCGKRFARSAYLTKHQSTHSE; this is encoded by the exons ATGTCGGTGACATTTGAAGATGTGGCCATGTATTTCTCCCCAGCGGAGTGGGCATTGCTGGGCGAGGAGCAAAGGCAACTTTACAGACACATCATGTGGGAAAATTACCAGACTCTGGTCTCGTTAG GAATCAAAACTCCCAAGCCAGTGATGATCTCCAGCATAGAGCAAGGGGAAGAGGTGTGTGTGCAGGGTCCCACAGAAGATGAAGATGGGAACATCATGAGAGGAACCCACCCAG ATTTTCCAGATGCAGAGGAGACCTGGGACTGGCCAACAATTGAAAGTTCCTTGGGCTTCTTCCACACGCAAAGCTCTTCCCCTGGAGCAG CACGGACAAGGAATCTGAACAAAGCTGAGATGCAGACTCCTGAGGAAGGGCCTGGTAACCCGGAGCGACTCAGGTGTTTCCCAGGGACATCAGGGAAGAACCATTCCAAGAAATCTAAGCGGGGAAGACATCACAAGAGGCAGGGGAGGCCACAAAGGCAGAGGAAAAATCTGACTAAGGAGGAGCCAGCAACCTCAAGAGGCCATCAGAGGAGAtccaggccagatccaaagcctgcAAAGGGAAAAGCGGAGTCCAGAAAGAGCCTATATACCTGCTGTGTGTGCAGGGaagatttcaaggtgcagagagACCTGATAAGCCACCACTGGATGGTTCATAAGAAACAGGAGCTGTATCACTGTAGCGAGTGTGGGGAGAGTTTTAGGAGAAAGAAGGAGTTCAGAGCACATGGGAAGGCTCACAGAAAGAAGAGAGACCATCCCTGTTCTGAATGTGGGAAGATATTCCACCAGTTATCGAATCTCATTGtccaccagagaatccacactggagagagaccctatcACTGCACTGAATGTGGAAAAAGATTCTTCCATATATCAGCTCTTAACATCCACAAGAGAGTCCACTCAGGAGAGAGACCCTTTGCCTGCACTGAGTGTGGAAAGCGATTTATGGATTCGTCAACATTTCGTAATCACCAAAGAATCCATTCAGAAAAGAGACCCCATCGCTGTAACCAATGTGGGAAAGGCTTCAAAGTTGCATCAGGTCTTACTAGACACCTGAAAATCCACAGTGAAGAGAGACGCTTCTtgtgccatgagtgtgggaaaaaattTTGCCTACGAGAACATCTGATcagacatcagaggatccacactggggagcagccccatTGCTGTGCTGAGTGTGGGAGAAAATTCAGTCTCCTTCAAAGTCTCAGGAGACACCAGGAAATCCATACTCCAGGGAGACTCTATCCCTGTGCCGAGTGTGGGAAAATATTCCGTCATCCAGAAAATCTCTCTAGACACCAGGGAGTCCACACTGGGAAACTCCATCGCTGCACTGACTGTGGAAAAGGCTTTGTCTATATACATCATTTCAAGAGCCACCaaagaatccacactggagagaaaccctatTGCTGCCCTGAATGTGGGAGAAGTTTCACCCAATTGTCAGGCCTCACCAACCACCGGAGAATCCATTCAGGAGAGCGACCCTATCCCTGCACTCAGTGTGGGAAGTGCTTTGCTCACTCGTCATCTCTCACTGAACATCTGAAAACCCATTCGGGAGAGCGACCATATTCCTGTATTCAGTGTGGGAAGCACTTTGCTCGTTCATCATCTCTTACTCAGCATCAGAGAACCCACCCAGGAGAGCAACCATATTCCTGTGCTCAGTGTGGGAAGCGCTTTGCTCGCTCAGCATATCTTACCAAACACCAGAGCACCCACTCAGAATAG
- the LOC115651417 gene encoding zinc finger protein OZF-like isoform X2, translating into MSVTFEDVAMYFSPAEWALLGEEQRQLYRHIMWENYQTLVSLGIKTPKPVMISSIEQGEEVCVQGPTEDEDGNIMRGTHPARTRNLNKAEMQTPEEGPGNPERLRCFPGTSGKNHSKKSKRGRHHKRQGRPQRQRKNLTKEEPATSRGHQRRSRPDPKPAKGKAESRKSLYTCCVCREDFKVQRDLISHHWMVHKKQELYHCSECGESFRRKKEFRAHGKAHRKKRDHPCSECGKIFHQLSNLIVHQRIHTGERPYHCTECGKRFFHISALNIHKRVHSGERPFACTECGKRFMDSSTFRNHQRIHSEKRPHRCNQCGKGFKVASGLTRHLKIHSEERRFLCHECGKKFCLREHLIRHQRIHTGEQPHCCAECGRKFSLLQSLRRHQEIHTPGRLYPCAECGKIFRHPENLSRHQGVHTGKLHRCTDCGKGFVYIHHFKSHQRIHTGEKPYCCPECGRSFTQLSGLTNHRRIHSGERPYPCTQCGKCFAHSSSLTEHLKTHSGERPYSCIQCGKHFARSSSLTQHQRTHPGEQPYSCAQCGKRFARSAYLTKHQSTHSE; encoded by the exons ATGTCGGTGACATTTGAAGATGTGGCCATGTATTTCTCCCCAGCGGAGTGGGCATTGCTGGGCGAGGAGCAAAGGCAACTTTACAGACACATCATGTGGGAAAATTACCAGACTCTGGTCTCGTTAG GAATCAAAACTCCCAAGCCAGTGATGATCTCCAGCATAGAGCAAGGGGAAGAGGTGTGTGTGCAGGGTCCCACAGAAGATGAAGATGGGAACATCATGAGAGGAACCCACCCAG CACGGACAAGGAATCTGAACAAAGCTGAGATGCAGACTCCTGAGGAAGGGCCTGGTAACCCGGAGCGACTCAGGTGTTTCCCAGGGACATCAGGGAAGAACCATTCCAAGAAATCTAAGCGGGGAAGACATCACAAGAGGCAGGGGAGGCCACAAAGGCAGAGGAAAAATCTGACTAAGGAGGAGCCAGCAACCTCAAGAGGCCATCAGAGGAGAtccaggccagatccaaagcctgcAAAGGGAAAAGCGGAGTCCAGAAAGAGCCTATATACCTGCTGTGTGTGCAGGGaagatttcaaggtgcagagagACCTGATAAGCCACCACTGGATGGTTCATAAGAAACAGGAGCTGTATCACTGTAGCGAGTGTGGGGAGAGTTTTAGGAGAAAGAAGGAGTTCAGAGCACATGGGAAGGCTCACAGAAAGAAGAGAGACCATCCCTGTTCTGAATGTGGGAAGATATTCCACCAGTTATCGAATCTCATTGtccaccagagaatccacactggagagagaccctatcACTGCACTGAATGTGGAAAAAGATTCTTCCATATATCAGCTCTTAACATCCACAAGAGAGTCCACTCAGGAGAGAGACCCTTTGCCTGCACTGAGTGTGGAAAGCGATTTATGGATTCGTCAACATTTCGTAATCACCAAAGAATCCATTCAGAAAAGAGACCCCATCGCTGTAACCAATGTGGGAAAGGCTTCAAAGTTGCATCAGGTCTTACTAGACACCTGAAAATCCACAGTGAAGAGAGACGCTTCTtgtgccatgagtgtgggaaaaaattTTGCCTACGAGAACATCTGATcagacatcagaggatccacactggggagcagccccatTGCTGTGCTGAGTGTGGGAGAAAATTCAGTCTCCTTCAAAGTCTCAGGAGACACCAGGAAATCCATACTCCAGGGAGACTCTATCCCTGTGCCGAGTGTGGGAAAATATTCCGTCATCCAGAAAATCTCTCTAGACACCAGGGAGTCCACACTGGGAAACTCCATCGCTGCACTGACTGTGGAAAAGGCTTTGTCTATATACATCATTTCAAGAGCCACCaaagaatccacactggagagaaaccctatTGCTGCCCTGAATGTGGGAGAAGTTTCACCCAATTGTCAGGCCTCACCAACCACCGGAGAATCCATTCAGGAGAGCGACCCTATCCCTGCACTCAGTGTGGGAAGTGCTTTGCTCACTCGTCATCTCTCACTGAACATCTGAAAACCCATTCGGGAGAGCGACCATATTCCTGTATTCAGTGTGGGAAGCACTTTGCTCGTTCATCATCTCTTACTCAGCATCAGAGAACCCACCCAGGAGAGCAACCATATTCCTGTGCTCAGTGTGGGAAGCGCTTTGCTCGCTCAGCATATCTTACCAAACACCAGAGCACCCACTCAGAATAG